One window from the genome of Paenibacillus azoreducens encodes:
- a CDS encoding PucR family transcriptional regulator, which translates to MVTGTSRLHQTVSSLSVLEVADVNFFSQIIQTVQEEWYAEELVISSFYSIKDSVEQQCKTVQYLHDLGEVGLILYYVGIIMPDIADEVIELAESLDFIIICMPRNDYSLRYNEVIYEVMEAIVSNQNVNEHFVNESLEKVSLLPEHLRSVEITLKLLSDRMKANIVLTNSNLDIINRVMWPRNSSLQVANLIRSMAPSILNGRMGEGELDSSCFVEYKRVHQKNGEALYLFLIKENTKLPPKTMDQISEVVQVAINLWGDKHNEVSEYALVKAIVNDESEKMRRLASLLYIDVSAIQMMWLVYIQDLSEERRIREDLKAHLSQYYKTAVIQTIDHCVVVLLGNCSYKYNEFEIAAEYIENTSLIAEISSIVYSPRMRNTQDVRRMYQLVNGVEKEVHRIYHHRKLYTAAEVRSMKRAIDLSKQGEEVTEECLSVMEPIMDDPVALKTLMTFLLDAKGNMDECSKLLFVHKNTVKYRIKKISELIGYDVTVNSESYDVYTACMVYRLIHN; encoded by the coding sequence GTGGTCACTGGAACAAGCAGGCTGCATCAGACCGTTTCCTCTTTATCTGTTTTAGAGGTGGCGGATGTCAATTTCTTTTCGCAAATTATTCAAACCGTTCAAGAAGAGTGGTATGCCGAAGAGCTGGTCATCAGCTCTTTTTATTCCATTAAGGATAGCGTGGAGCAGCAGTGCAAAACGGTTCAATATTTGCATGACCTGGGTGAAGTGGGACTGATTCTGTACTATGTCGGCATTATAATGCCAGATATAGCCGATGAAGTGATCGAGCTGGCCGAATCTCTGGATTTTATTATCATTTGCATGCCGAGAAACGATTACTCTCTTCGGTATAATGAAGTCATTTATGAAGTCATGGAGGCGATCGTAAGCAATCAGAATGTGAATGAGCATTTCGTGAATGAATCACTGGAAAAGGTCTCGCTGCTGCCGGAACATTTACGGAGCGTGGAAATTACTCTTAAACTGCTGTCGGATCGGATGAAAGCGAACATCGTTCTGACTAACAGCAATCTGGATATCATCAATCGTGTCATGTGGCCGCGCAATTCATCGCTCCAAGTTGCGAATCTGATCCGGTCCATGGCGCCTTCCATTTTGAACGGCAGAATGGGAGAAGGAGAGCTGGATTCGTCCTGCTTTGTTGAATACAAACGTGTTCATCAAAAAAACGGGGAGGCCCTTTACCTATTCCTCATTAAAGAAAATACGAAGCTGCCTCCGAAGACGATGGATCAAATCAGCGAGGTTGTGCAGGTGGCCATCAATTTGTGGGGAGATAAGCATAACGAGGTCAGCGAATACGCTCTGGTTAAAGCCATCGTGAATGATGAAAGCGAAAAAATGCGCAGATTGGCCAGTTTGCTTTATATCGACGTTTCCGCCATCCAAATGATGTGGCTCGTTTACATTCAGGATTTGTCGGAGGAAAGAAGGATAAGGGAAGATTTAAAAGCGCATCTCTCGCAATATTATAAAACCGCGGTCATTCAAACGATCGATCACTGCGTTGTCGTTTTGCTGGGGAATTGTTCCTATAAATACAATGAGTTTGAAATCGCAGCGGAATATATTGAAAACACGAGTCTCATCGCTGAAATATCAAGCATCGTGTATTCTCCGAGAATGCGGAACACGCAGGACGTAAGGCGGATGTATCAACTCGTCAACGGCGTAGAAAAAGAGGTTCACCGCATCTATCATCATCGCAAACTATATACCGCGGCTGAAGTCCGTTCCATGAAGCGGGCCATAGACCTGAGCAAGCAAGGGGAAGAGGTTACGGAGGAATGCTTGTCCGTCATGGAGCCGATCATGGACGACCCGGTCGCTTTGAAAACCCTGATGACTTTTCTTCTGGATGCGAAGGGGAATATGGATGAATGCAGCAAGCTGTTGTTCGTCCACAAAAACACCGTGAAATATCGCATCAAAAAAATTAGCGAGTTAATCGGATATGACGTCACCGTCAATTCGGAATCGTATGATGTTTACACCGCCTGTATGGTCTATCGTCTTATTCATAACTGA
- a CDS encoding NUDIX hydrolase, giving the protein MSSKLIGAASVIFDSEKKVLLVKHSYGKNNWDLPGGKSEDNESAQETAKREALEEIGVDISIGDLTGVYYDPIFDMHHFVFLSVIDNNQTPKPSSPEILECGFFSMNELPRPISDFTCNRIRDSLNNEKNLFHIIEPRKWIE; this is encoded by the coding sequence ATGTCATCTAAATTAATTGGAGCTGCGTCGGTTATATTTGACTCAGAAAAGAAAGTATTATTAGTCAAACATAGTTACGGTAAGAACAATTGGGACTTACCAGGAGGCAAATCAGAAGATAATGAATCAGCACAAGAAACAGCTAAACGAGAGGCTCTTGAAGAGATAGGAGTAGATATATCTATAGGAGATTTAACTGGCGTGTACTATGATCCTATATTTGACATGCATCATTTTGTATTTTTATCTGTAATAGATAACAATCAAACGCCGAAGCCAAGTTCTCCGGAGATACTAGAATGCGGATTTTTTTCGATGAATGAACTACCTAGACCAATTAGCGATTTTACTTGCAATCGGATTAGAGATTCATTAAATAATGAGAAGAATCTATTTCACATAATTGAACCAAGGAAATGGATTGAATAG
- a CDS encoding YdcF family protein, with translation MLISEISINTLNREQITNLLYGKNIELDEGNISGDCIFVFGGTYVERTVKAVELFNNERAPYILFTGGNKYGQHSVSEAVMLRNKALELGVPEDRTIIETESNNTLENIICSLLILERKFGLHKIKRLLLVSSSGHMRRCILMCRTFMPPWIELIWCSDNRSVGQRDNWWKDPEWERRVMDESFKVVNGVKERYFIDAEVDI, from the coding sequence ATGCTGATATCAGAAATTTCAATAAATACGTTGAATCGTGAGCAGATAACTAATCTTTTGTATGGCAAGAACATTGAACTTGACGAAGGTAATATTTCAGGGGATTGCATTTTTGTATTTGGTGGAACATATGTGGAACGTACAGTGAAGGCAGTTGAATTATTTAATAATGAAAGAGCGCCATATATTTTATTTACTGGAGGGAATAAATACGGCCAACACAGCGTTTCTGAAGCAGTTATGTTACGCAATAAAGCACTTGAATTAGGGGTGCCAGAAGATAGAACAATTATTGAGACTGAATCCAACAATACGCTGGAAAATATCATTTGTTCTCTTTTAATATTAGAACGTAAATTCGGTTTACATAAAATAAAACGCTTGCTGCTTGTTAGTTCTTCAGGGCATATGCGCAGATGTATTTTAATGTGTAGAACTTTTATGCCTCCGTGGATCGAACTGATATGGTGTTCGGATAATCGATCAGTAGGGCAACGTGATAATTGGTGGAAAGACCCAGAATGGGAGCGCAGAGTTATGGATGAATCTTTCAAAGTTGTGAACGGTGTAAAAGAACGATACTTTATAGATGCAGAAGTTGATATATAG
- a CDS encoding cytosine permease, with translation MKSAKKYQSWFSLGIIWAGAVISIPSLLVGNALIAGMGLSKALLVTLAGYSIIVLLMILQGIQSTDLGRPTVQVAGQVFGQKGSRTIISIILAIACLGWFGIQANVCGAALANLLAEIGMHLPVPLASLICGLVMVVSAMYGVKVLRVISYIAVPLLVGISIFGLIKALTGDSLQMIQHYKPSAAMNFTDGLAVTLGSFALGAVIAGDYSQFSRKRSDVLKAALFGIIPAGLLMIGAGAVLTIAYQTSDITATFLSITTPFLGGVVLILATWKTNLVNAISGGIAFINVFNVSKEKEKWAIGIAGTMGTVLAVVGILNYFTPIMSILSAMIPPVAGVMIASYWVLGKGDKSRWHEVEGVNTPGVVSWLVGAVIACTPVVLSLFPSLPQVPNQPLIGIVISFVVYYAGYRLSAQKTVILEESK, from the coding sequence ATGAAATCCGCTAAAAAATATCAATCCTGGTTCAGTCTCGGGATCATCTGGGCAGGCGCGGTCATCAGCATCCCGAGTTTGTTGGTAGGGAATGCGCTTATTGCAGGCATGGGACTATCGAAGGCATTGCTTGTCACGTTAGCAGGTTACTCCATTATTGTGCTGCTCATGATTTTGCAGGGGATTCAAAGCACGGATTTAGGAAGGCCGACCGTTCAGGTCGCAGGCCAGGTGTTTGGCCAAAAAGGATCTCGTACGATTATTTCGATCATCCTCGCCATTGCGTGCCTCGGATGGTTCGGGATCCAGGCGAATGTGTGCGGCGCAGCCTTGGCCAATTTGCTGGCCGAGATCGGCATGCACCTTCCGGTACCCTTGGCATCTCTTATCTGCGGTCTCGTGATGGTAGTTTCAGCCATGTATGGCGTTAAAGTGCTGCGCGTCATCAGCTATATTGCCGTTCCTTTATTAGTCGGAATCAGTATCTTTGGTCTGATCAAAGCTTTGACCGGCGATTCCCTGCAGATGATTCAGCATTATAAGCCTTCGGCCGCTATGAACTTTACGGATGGACTCGCGGTAACCCTGGGTTCATTTGCGCTGGGCGCGGTCATCGCGGGAGATTATTCGCAATTTTCGAGAAAACGGTCCGATGTGCTGAAAGCCGCTCTTTTCGGAATCATTCCGGCAGGTTTGCTGATGATCGGCGCAGGAGCTGTCCTGACTATTGCTTACCAGACCAGCGATATTACAGCAACCTTTTTGAGCATCACGACTCCGTTTCTTGGCGGTGTGGTTTTGATCCTGGCTACATGGAAGACGAACCTCGTGAACGCCATTTCAGGCGGTATTGCCTTCATTAACGTGTTCAACGTATCGAAGGAAAAGGAAAAGTGGGCCATCGGCATCGCGGGAACTATGGGGACCGTATTGGCTGTCGTCGGTATACTCAACTATTTTACTCCGATTATGTCCATCCTGTCGGCCATGATTCCGCCGGTTGCAGGCGTGATGATCGCATCTTACTGGGTGCTTGGCAAAGGGGATAAGAGCCGCTGGCATGAGGTCGAAGGAGTGAATACGCCGGGCGTCGTTTCCTGGCTCGTAGGCGCGGTTATTGCTTGTACCCCTGTCGTGTTATCCTTGTTCCCGAGCTTGCCGCAGGTACCGAATCAGCCGTTGATCGGAATTGTCATTTCTTTTGTAGTGTATTATGCAGGCTATCGTTTATCGGCTCAGAAGACAGTCATATTGGAGGAAAGCAAATGA